The nucleotide window CTGCACCGCCATGCCCCCTTTAGGCTCGCACCTGCTGACGATGGCGGTGTCAGGTGCAGCGCCGGGTTCGGCGGATTGGGATCAGGGCATGCTTGATGACTGCGGAGCGGCTTGGGTATTCGGTGTTTGTTTGTGCTTGTCAATCTCTGCGAAGTAGCGACCGCCGAAGAACGCCACGACCGAGGCGATGCCCGCGAGAAGGACTGTGGTAACTGCCGTGATGACCGCGAGACGCTTCTTGTAGCTGTAATCCTGAGCCGTTCGCTTCGATTCTTGCGACTCTTGCCACGCGCGGCGATCCTTCTCTTGGGCTTCTTGCCACTGGCGGTTCTTCTCATCCTTCTCGTCCTGCTTGCGGTCGCGTTCATTCTGCCACTGTCGCGCCTTCTCGGCTTCGGCGGCTTGGTGAGCGCGGTTTTTGTCGGCTTCGGTCGCGTTCTTCTCTTGCACTTCTCGCGCGACCTCTCTTGCGGTAATCATTTCGGCATGCTCCTTTGGACTGTGCCCAGATTCAAATGCACAGTAATCGGAACATGCTCGCTCTGAGTTGATGGCGGCTACATACGATTTCTGCTTGTCCCGCGTATCCTCGAACTGGCGTTTGTAATCCTCTTCGGGTCCGGCGTGGCCGTGGAAACAGAACGGCGAATGTCGAGCACCAGGAAAAGAGGTTGACTTGCCGGTGCGGCGCCACTCCAAGTCAACGAGCTTCAACTCGGGGTCGTGATCCACTTTCCCGGAGAGGAACCCACAGTTAGCGCATCGGACCTTGGGCGATTCCATCCGCGCATTCCCCTCTGGTTGCCGAACATAAAGCTCACCTGCACCGCCATCATCGGATCAGCGATGCGTTCCGAATCAGCCGGCGGTGTCAGGTGCAGCGCCGGGTTCGGCGTGCCTTATTGGGCGTCGCGGGCCTCCTGCCGCAGCTCCGCCAGATACACCTCGAAGCTGCCGTACCGCTCCTCGACCTCGTGGGCCTCGTGTTGGTAGAACCCGACACCCCACATGGCACCACCGCGGTCCACGAACCAGTAGTCCCCAGCCCCGTTGGTGCCGACGACGAGGTAGCTCGCTGGCCACGGCTCCTCGTCCTCACCAACGGTCATCCAGGCCGCCCGCTGCCGCGCCGCCAAATTCTCTCGGATGATGGCATCCGCGTCGGTCCACAGCACAGCGCGTTGCGGGAGGGTCGCCTTGATCCGGCGAACTTCGTCAGCGTGGCGGCGGAGGAAGTCGCGGTACTCGCCGGGCAGCGGATGGCCGAGCGCCGACTCGATCCGGGCAACCTCGGCTTCGCCCATCCGAGAGCCCTCCGGGTGCCGAACGAACAGCTCACCTGCACCGCCATCACCGGATGAGCGGTGCGTCACAAGTCAGCGGGCGGTGTCAGGTGCAGCGCCGGGTTCGGCTCGCTCACATCCGCGCCGCGCATCCGCGGATGCCCGCCCACCGGTGCGACCGGGCGGAGCACCACCGAACCACGGCGCCGTGTCCCGACACATCGGGGGCCACCCACCACCGCCACACGCGGCGATGAGCCGCGCCCGCGACCGATCGGTCTCAGCGGAGCACCACCGACCCGCACCACCGTGTCCCCATCCGCACCCGGCCACAACCACCGCAAGCTCGCGGCGACGAGCCGCGCCAGCCCCAACCGGCACCACGCGAAGCCCGACGCGCGCGGTTCACCACCGCGGACCACACGCACACCGCCGCACGCGCGCCCTCATGCACGCGATGGTTGCCGAACATAAAGCTCACCTGCACCGCCATCACCCGATGAGCGGTGCGTCACAAACGAGCGGGCGGTGTCAGGTGCAGCGCCAGGTTCGGCACTACAGCGTCTCGATCCAGTTGGCGCGGCCTGTGGTGGTGCTCACGCACACGGGCCAAGTGCCCGGCGTGTCGAACGCGATGGTGCCGTCGCCCAGGTCGAGCGGTTCGGGCACCAGATGCACCACCCAGGTCTGCCCGCCGTCCCGCGACAGCACGTCGCCGACCCGCTCGACCTTCTGGTACGGACTCGGCGGGTCGTCCGAGGCCAACCTCAGTGCCATCGCAACGGCTTCGTCACGGCCCATCCGCTACGCCCTCTGGTGGCCGAACTTCGGAGCTCAGGCGCGCGCGGCTGGATAAAGCTGCGCTCCCGAGCCGCGACCGCGCGTCGCCTGCAGCGTCTGGTTCGGCGGCGCATCACACTTCGCAGGCTTTGCGAGGATGTGACGCACCCCGCGCCTGAGCTACGAGGTTCGGCCTGGTCGCGCCGAGCCCCGAGTTCGCGGGACCACCACCCCGGGCCGGGTTCCGGGGCGGCGCCGTCGCGCTTGGGAGGGGGGCGACGGGTCCCCACACTGTGCCGCACCGGAACCCGCGGTTGCAGAGAACCGGCGCGACCAGACCGAACGAACAGCTCACCTGCACCGCCATCACCGGATGAGCGGTGCGTCACAAGTCAGCGGGCGGTGTCAGGTGCAGCGCCGGGTTCGGCCTCGCCACCTACACCCGGAAGAGGCGAGCCGCGATGGCCGCAACCGCGCCGACCTGCTCCGTGGGTACGAAGATAGTGAACCGCGTAGTGCGATATCTCCGCCCGCGGAACTCAGCGAAGTATCGCACCCCAATACGGGCCATCTCTTGGTCGAACAGGTAGATGTTGTGCTCTGCGGTCTCGCGGAACACGCCTGCGTACTCGACAGCCCCAACCGGCTGGGGCAACTCAGCGACCGACCCGACCATGTGTTGCGCGCGGCGCTGCCACGCGCCCACCGGCCTCTTCTTGCGGGCTCCGCCGGGGCGGCCGGGCCAACGTCGGGCGCCCTTACCGCGACTTCGTGGCGAACGGCACATCTGAAGTCTGCGCCTCTGTAGCCGAACATACAGCTCACCTGCCCGGCCGGGATCGCAACCAGCCTACACGAAGGCGCGGTGAGCGACACGAAACAAATCACGTGGCCGGGTCAGGTGCAGCGCCGGGTTCGGCCGCGGTCTGCCCGCAAATGGGGCAATACATGCGCCCGCCCCGACCCTCCGAAACGCGCATGTTCACAAGCCATCTGTGGTAACAGCAACCCAAGGCCTTTGCCGCTGTGGTGTGGGCCGAGCCCCCGACATCGGACGTGTCGCGAATCTCGGACAAGGCCTTCCGGAGCCGCACCAACTCGTCCTCCATCCGGCACAGGTGCTCGATCAGGTTCACCGTCCAACGGGACTCGTACTCGCCCGGGACGTGCACGTCGAATGTACGGGGATTGGCCGCGGTCGCCACCTCCACCCACGATGACGTGTCGAAGCAGATGCTCCAACTGCCCTTGGAGTAGTCGGCTTGTTGGCCGCCCTCCGTCCAACCTCGGGCTTTCAGTTCATCGGCGAACATCGGCTACTAGCGCCCACCTGAGGCGCTCTCCGCGGGGTGGCCGAACAAATAGCTCACCTGCACCGCCATCACCGGATAAGCGGTGCGTCCCAAGTCAGACGGCGGTGTCAGGTGCAGCGCCGGGTTCGGCGTCTGTGAGCCACCGCACTGCGAAGTGGTCGTAGTGCAGGGCCGCGAACCGCTCGCGGAGTTGGGCCGCGAGCCACCAGAACTTGGCCCGGCGGTCGGCGGTCAGACCCGGGTCGGACCACACAGATAGCCGGCGGGAGCACCCGGCGACCACCTCCGGCGGGGCCGGTAGGTCAGGGCCGGCGGCCAGTTCTGCGCTGTCGGCCAACACCTCCGCTCCCTCCTCCAACCACGCCACCACGGCCCAGGAGGTGAACCGCACCCGGAAACCGGTTGGGCTACGGGCTTCGGGTGCTAACTCGGCCTGGACCGACCGCCGACCGCACTGTCGGCCATCGAAGTACGCGACAGCCGCAGCCAGAGAGAAGTCACTCGACGCCGGCAAGTGCGCCAACATCTTCAGACGACCGTTGCTCATCCGCGGCCCTCTGGTGCCGAACAAATAGCTCACCGGCCGCGCACGCCGCGACACGGTCTACCGAGTGCGTAGTTTACAGCGGTCCGGTGCAGCGCCGGGTTCGGCGGGCCTTTACTCGGCAGGCGGCTCCCGCCCGGCCGCGACCTCGTCGATAGTGGCGTTGACCCGCCACGCTGCGTCCAAGTCGCAAGCTCGGAGCTGCGGCGGCACATGCCCCCGGCCGCGGATCCGGGCGACGAGCGCGTCGGGCAACCGCAGCCCGTGCCGCTCGACGTAGTGCGCCAGCGTGTGCGGCCAGAGCCACTCCCCATCCCACCGCCAGGTCGCATTGTCGGTCAGCGACTCGCCGCACAGCGAACATGGGCAGTAGCTCGGCTGCGTGGACCAGCACACCGGCGTCTGCCGCAGGTACTCCAGCAGTTCCGCTCGGTCCGCCACCTGCCAGGACGCATCGAGGAGACGACCGAGGGACGGGAACACATCGTCCTGCGTGGACTCCCAGCAGAAGAAGCCGAACCATCGGTGGGGCCAGTCCCGCCACAGGTCTGCCACCGCCTAAGCCCTCTCTTGCCGAACAATAAGCTCACCGGCCGCGCACGCCGCGACACGGTCACCGAAGTACGCACTTTACAGCGGTCCGGTGCAGCGCCCGGTTCGGCTTCTGCGCTGGCATTTGCGGTTCCGCGGAGCCCGCGCCCGCGTCGCACATCCGCGGAGCCACCACCGATCCGCACCACCGTGCCGCGGCACACCGGGGGCCACCCAACACCGCACCTCGCGGCGGTGAGCCGCGCCAACCCCGACCGGCACCACGCGGAGCACCACCGACTCGCACCACCGTGTCCCAAGGCACTGCCAGCCACGCCCACCCGCACCTCGCGGCGGTGAGCCGCGCCCGCACCCACGGGCACCATGCGAAGCCCGACACCCGGGGTTCACTTACGCGGACCACGCGCCCACCACCACCGCACGCGCGATCCAGCAGCGTCGGGTGCCGAACCAGGAGCTGAGCTGCAAGCCGCCCCTCTCAGGACGGTCTCCCCTTGCTCCCGCAGCGGCTTGTCAGCTCCAGCGGGGGGTTCGGCCGACGGCCGCCTCCTTCCGCCAGAGGATGAGTGAGCGTTGCAGCTCAGCTCCGGGTTCGGCCGCCGCCGGATGAGCTCAGCCCACCGGGGACATCGCACGGCGGGAGATCACCATGCGACCTCAGGCCGCTCGGATCGGCGGGCCCTCGCCGGTCGCCTTCACCGAGGTGGAGGTGGCGACAACCTTACGACCGCCCGCCGATCCGCGGCGCGTGCAACCACCTCACGGCGGCGGCCGAACATAAAGCTCACCTGCACCGCCCTCACCGGATGAGCGGTGCGTCCCGAATCAGCCGGCGGTGTCAGGTGCAGCGCCGGGTTCGGCGTTTGGGGATAACCCGGCGGCCAGGAACGCGGGGAACGAAGGGGCCATCTCGTGGATGCCGCCAAAGTCGTGATCCTCGACCAGCACTCGCCCGGACGAGAGCTCGATGCCGAACGGGTTGCCGCCGCCATCCCAACCGATGATGAACACTCCTCGCATGTGCCAGAACTCGTTGTCCGCTCGGAACTGGCGGTGCGAATCGGCCAACTCGGGCAGCCCGTCGATCCACTCGCCGTCACCGCCCACGCGCCCGCCGCACACCGTCAGGTACTCGCGGAACGCTGGCGGGATCGTCCCGAACTCGACCTCGAACGCCCGCAGGTCGCCCTCGGCGGCCGGCGGGTGGCGTTCCTCCTCAGGGCAGGCGTGCCACGCCGCGACAAGGAGTTGCCGCAGTCGCTCGTTCACATGCAAGCCCTCTGTGGCCGAACATAAAGCTCACCTGCACCGCCATCATCGGACAAGCGATCGTTCCAGATCAGCGGGCGGTGTCAGGTGCAGCGCCGGGTTCGGCGTCTTCGCTATCCGTCCAAGGAAAGCTGCCGATGAACATGGGGTCGGCAGCAATGGGGACGTACACCCGCGATGGATCGTATGCGTAGTTGTACTGTGCAACGGCCCAGAATGCGGTGCGGATTCCCCTCGCTTCGGCGGCGCGAATTGCCGCGGCGAGAAATGATCGCGAGTAGGATAGTTGCCGTAGTACCTCCACGGCCGGCGCCTCCTCGAACTCTCCAACCGCAACAACGTCTTGGAAGTCCCGATCGTAGGCTTGCACCCCACATAAGTCGCGGAGAATGTCATCCTCGCTGTCGCGCCGTGGTCGGGTCAAGCCGATCCAAACGGAGACCACGCCATCTTTGTCGAAGTAGTCGCTCCGCTCCACACACGTCACTCCGCTCGCCGAACGAACAGCTCACCTGCACCGCCATCACCGGATGAGCGGTGCGTCCCGAATCAGCGGGCGGTGTCAGGTGCAGCGCCGGGTTCGGCGCCTGCGGCTAGAAAGGCAGGTCATCCGGTCCAGGCGGGGGCGTGACCTCGGCCGCCGGCTCGGACGGCCCCGGCCCGAGTACCCGCACCGTCACCTCGTCTCCGGGGGCGAGCGGTGCGTGGGTCCACCGCATCTCCCCAGCCGCGTCGTCATGGGCGAACACGGCCAGCACCAGCGACTCGCCCCCGTTGTCACCATCGTAGTCAGTGACCGGACGCAGCAGGCGCAATGGGGCGAGCCGGCAGTACTGCACTTGGGCGTTCAGGCAGCCGTCGCCGGCCTGCCCGGCGAGGCACACCCGCCGACCGTTGACCAGCACCTCGAACCGCACCACCGCCTCCGCCACACCGGTGCCCTCTGCGTGCCGAACGAACAGCTCACCTGCACCGCCAGGATGAAGTGAGCATCACAACTGCGGCCGATGGCGGTGTCAGGTGCAGCGCCGGGTTCGGCTTCTGCGCTGGCATGTGCGGTTCCGCGGAGCCCGCGCTTGCACCGCGCATCCGCGGAGCCACCACCGACCCGCACCACCATGCCGCGGCACACCGGGGGCCACCCACCACGGCACCGCGCGGCGATGAGCCGCGCCGCCCACCGACCGGTATCGGCGGAGCACCACCGATTCGACGCGCCGTGTCCCCACGCGCCTCCGCCCACGCCCAACCGCACCTCGCGGCGATGAGCCGCGCCAGACACGACCGGCACCACGCGGAGCACCACACGCGAGGTTCACCCATGCGGACCACACGCTCAGCGCCGCCGCACGCGCGCTCCAGAACGCGAGGGTGGCCGAACAAATAGCTCACCTGCACCGCCATCATCGGATGAGCGGCGGGGTCCGAATCACATGGCGGTGTCAGGTGCAGCGCCGGGTTCGGCTTCTTGCGGCGCCTCTGCCAGACCGCGCATCTGGTATCGACGAGGCCCCTCGACGGTGACCGCGGCCCCGCCTTCGCAGATGACATGCGTGCCGTAGGCCGACTCGACAACCGTCAGCGACGGCACCGCGTCCAACCCGACAGCGGTAACGACGCACTCCTCGCCGGGTCGAAGGGCGACGCTGAAGTCGCTTGGGACGACCTCCACTAACCGGTCGGCCCCGCTGTCAGCGTCGTTGCACACACACAGGCGAACGACGAGGCTCATCCGATGCGTCCCTCTGGTGCCGAACAATGAGCTCACCTGCACCGCCACCTCCAAGGGAGCGGTGCGTCCCACGTCAGATGGCGGTGTCAGGTGCAGCGCCGGGTTCGGCGCCTGGGCTACTTCCCTGGGGCAACGATGTCGAGTACCCGCTGGACCGGAACCCCGAGTTGCCGCGCCCGGCTGAGGGCGAACGGCACGACGTAGTACGCGGAATCGGAGTCGAACGGGTCCACGGCCGCCGTCTCGTTGTACAGGGTCTTGAGGCAGATCTCCTCGAAGGCGTACTGCCCCTGCCGCAACCGGTCCGAGGTGCCGAGCCAGCGGCGTCGCACCTCGTCGAATAGGCGGTGGGCGGCCGGCCACTGCTTGGGGTCGGCCGCGAGCGCCACCACCCGTGCGGCGGACTCGGGATCGGGAGCGTGCGGCGCGAACAGCCGCAGGAACGCCACGATGTCTTCCGCCATCCCCACCCCGAAGCCCTCCTTAGCCGAACGAACAGCTCACCTGCACCGCCATCACCGGATGAGCGGTGCGTCCAAGTCAGCGGGCGGTGTCAGGTGCAGCGCCGGGTTCGGCGGCTTCGCGCTGGGAGTCTGGACTGAACCGACTGCCTCCCGCCCACCACTCACGGAACTGAGGCGGTACAACGTTGGGCGGTTGACCGGAGGCGGCTCCCGGGCACGGTGCTTGGTTCTGAACCACGATGATACCCACGGCGCGAAAGGAGAGGAACTCCGTCGTGGCCCAGTTCCGGGATGACCGAAAGATGCCCGCCTGTCTGGTGACCCAGACTTGAACGCTCGGACCGCCCAACCCGTTCCACCGCAACCCACGCCCGACCGCGGGCGGTTCGTCAAACACTTGACACTCGTTGGGCTCCAGGCCCAGTGCCACCAGCACTTCGCCGACCGTTCGCCCGACGAGCAAACCACAGTCTCGGGTCAGGAGGTGTTTCGACATTCGCCGCGCGCCCCTCTGGTTGCCGAACAAACAGCTCACCTGCACCGCCATCACCGGATGAGCGGAGCGTGCCGAATCAGCCGGCGGTGTCAGGTGCAGCGCCGGGTTCGGCTCGCTACTTACACGGTGAAGATTACAGCCCGGTCGTGCGCGGCCGCTTTGTTGAAGAACTCCCGCAGTGGCACGAACCAGCCCCAAGTGTACTCGAAGTCCTCGTCGCCGAGGGCGCCGTCGTACTGGTCTGGCTCGATGGCATCGTACCGCCGCCGCAGCTCCGCTTTGTCGATGCCTGCGATGGCAGCCGCAACCTGCTTGACCTCGTTGGCGTCGGCGTGGCAGACGGTGAATCGGTCCTCGTCCACGAGGAGATTGTCGTGGGCGAAGACGCACATGTGTAGCGGGCTGTCGCCGTACTCCAGTTTGCCGCCGGTGAGGCAGCGGTGGATGGCGTCCCACGCCTTATCCGTTTCCTGAAGCCACTCCCGATCCCACCGGGCCTCGATCTCCTCCACGAAGGCGATGATCGCGTCGTCGGTCATGTATGGCGTGTCCATCAGCCGGGACGACTCCTCAGCCGTCAACGCGAGGTGGACACCACGCACGCCCATCCGCGAACCTCCGGTGCCGAACAAACAGCTCACCTGCACCGCCATCATCGGATGAGCGATGCGTCCCGAATCAGCCGGCGGTGTCAGGTGCAGCGCCGGGTTCGGCCTGCCTTGCGCCCTCCAGCAGTGACAGCGCCTTGCGGTTGTTGTACGCCCGCGCGGACTCGAACGCCCGCTCGGTCGGGATCGCGCCGGCTGCCAGCAGCAGGGCGGTCAGCTCGGTGGACTCGTGCCCGGCCTCGTGGTTTGCTTGCCACGCAGCGTCGCTCTCGATGTCGATGGCGTGAACCAGTGGGGTCCAACCCGCGCCCACGTCACAGTTGATATCGGCCCCGGCTGCGATCAGCCGGCGTGCGATCTCCGTTCGTTGGTGCTCGATGGCTTGGAACAGCAGAGGCCAGTGCGGTTCGTCGGCCGCGTTGACATCGGCACCCGCCGCAATAATCGCTGCGACTGTCGCGAGGTCATCGGCCCAGATGGCTTCCGACAGCCGTTGAGCCTTCGCCACGGTGCGCCCTTCTGTGGCCGAACAAATAGCTCACCTGCACCGCCATCATCGGATGAGCGGCGGGGTCCGAATCACATGGCGGTGTCAGGTGCAGCGCCGGGTTCGGCTTCTTGCGGCGCCTCTGCCAGACCGCGCATCTGGTATCGACGAGGCCCCTCGACGGTGACCGCGGCCCCGCCTTCGCAGATGACATGCGTGCCGTAGGCCGACTCGACAACCGTCAGCGACGGCACCGCGTCCAACCCGACAGCGGTAACGACGCACTCCTCGCCGGGTCGAAGGGCGACGCTGAAGTCGCTTGGGACGACCTCCACTAACCGGTCGGCCCCGCTGTCAGCGTCGTTGCACACACACAGGCGAACGACGAGGCTCATCCGATGCGTCCCTCTGGTGCCGAACGCACAAGCTCAGCAGCCGGGGCCGCCGCGGTGAGCTATGAACTCCCAGAAACCAATGTGGCGGCCCCGGTCTGCTGCAGCGCCTGGTTCGGCGTCTGCGGCTCACGGCACCACCGCGAACCGGAACCGGACGCCGGCCCGCTCCGCGTCGGCCAGCTCGCCGGCCAACCCCTCCAGCTCCGACGCCACCTCGGGCGGACCGGACACGGCGTCCGGGTGGGCGGCCAGGTGGGCCGCCAGCGCCCGGACCGCGGCCAGCCCGGCGGCCGCCGGGAACCACCGGACCGGCGGCAGGTCGGCCGGCGGCTCGTCCCCCTCGCCTAGGTAGCCGGCGGCGTCCGCCGGGTCGTAGCTCTCGAACGCCCCGAGCGGGGTCAGGCCGGCGGCGGCCGCCAGCCGGTCGAGCCGCCGCTGCCGGCGGAGCAGCGCCGGGTGGTCGCCGCCGAGGGTGCCGTGCGGGGGCACGTCGGCCTCGAACACGGCGCAGAAGCTCGCACCCATCGGACGCCTCTCCGCCGCCGAACATAAAGCTCACCTGCACCGCCATCATACCGTCAGCAACGCGTCACAAATCAGCGGGCGGTGTCAGGTGCAGCGCCGGGTTCGGCATCTGCGCAGCCCCCAGCTACCCGCCGTTGACCTCGGCCGCCACGACCCGACCATCCGGGCCGAAGTGAACGTACAGGAAGGCGTCGTCGAAGCCGTATGGGCCGAGGCCGCTCCAGCATCCCAGCCAGTACACCCACGTCTCCGGGTGGTCCAGTCGAACGCCGTACCCGTCCACCGGCCCCCGCGGGTCACGCGACGGTGGCTCGCCCTCGCCCAGCAGTTCCCGCACACGCTCTTTGGGCGTCCCAGCGGGCAGGTGGCGGATGGCGTCACGGGCCATCGGCCCCCGCCCCCGCTCGTCGGCGGCC belongs to Gemmata obscuriglobus and includes:
- a CDS encoding SMI1/KNR4 family protein — translated: MGEAEVARIESALGHPLPGEYRDFLRRHADEVRRIKATLPQRAVLWTDADAIIRENLAARQRAAWMTVGEDEEPWPASYLVVGTNGAGDYWFVDRGGAMWGVGFYQHEAHEVEERYGSFEVYLAELRQEARDAQ
- a CDS encoding SMI1/KNR4 family protein is translated as MNERLRQLLVAAWHACPEEERHPPAAEGDLRAFEVEFGTIPPAFREYLTVCGGRVGGDGEWIDGLPELADSHRQFRADNEFWHMRGVFIIGWDGGGNPFGIELSSGRVLVEDHDFGGIHEMAPSFPAFLAAGLSPNAEPGAAPDTAG
- a CDS encoding YfbM family protein produces the protein MGVRGVHLALTAEESSRLMDTPYMTDDAIIAFVEEIEARWDREWLQETDKAWDAIHRCLTGGKLEYGDSPLHMCVFAHDNLLVDEDRFTVCHADANEVKQVAAAIAGIDKAELRRRYDAIEPDQYDGALGDEDFEYTWGWFVPLREFFNKAAAHDRAVIFTV
- a CDS encoding ankyrin repeat domain-containing protein, translated to MAKAQRLSEAIWADDLATVAAIIAAGADVNAADEPHWPLLFQAIEHQRTEIARRLIAAGADINCDVGAGWTPLVHAIDIESDAAWQANHEAGHESTELTALLLAAGAIPTERAFESARAYNNRKALSLLEGARQAEPGAAPDTAG